The DNA sequence AAGAGAGCGCCGGCCTTGTTTTTTATTTCCGGAGGAAAATTAGACTCTTTTACATTGAGGCCTATGCCGATAATTACGGCCTGCACTGAGGAAGTTTCCATATCGATAATTCCCTCGCTTAAAATGCCGCAGATTTTTTTTCCGTTAAGATAAATATCGTTTACCCACTTAATTTGCGGAGTAAAACCAAGAGCCTTTAAGCAGCGGCAGATAACCGTTGCCGAAATTGCCGTGTAAAGAGCGGAAGCGGGTACTTCCTTTTCAGTCCTTGCCGGAATTGAGGGGCAAAAAATCAGACTAAAATATAACCCCGCTCCTCTTGGCGAATAAAAACTGCGTGAAAAGCGGCCTCTCCCGGCACTTTGATGCTCGGCAAAAAGAACCGTTCCGTGAAGGGACTCGGCTCTGCTTGAAGAATTTAAACGCCTTTTTGCCTCGGTATTAGTGGAATCTATTGTCTTAAAAACTTCAACCTTCCCCTTGCAAATAGATTGAGCAAAGGCAGATAGGTTCTTTTCAATTAAAAAAGCATTCAGCACATCTGAAGAGGATTTTAGAATATAGCCCTTGTTTTTTCCGCCTTCAATTTTATAACCTTCATCCCTTAGCTTTTGCACAGCCTTCCAGACGGAAACCCTCGAAAGGCCTAAGTGCAAAGCCGCTTCTTCGCCCGAAAGGGGGCTTCCGTTTTGTTCTATAAGCATATCCAAAAGGATATCACTCGTTGTCCTTGATATAAGTTCTCCCATAAAAGTCCCTATAAATTCATCAAATGGAATTCTAGCATATTTTTCATTTTTTTTCTATTGCAACCTTTTTGGAACAGCTTTGTCTATAACCTTATAAGGTAAATCTATGTTTTATAAAGAATATATAAACTATACTGAAAGCGATGATTGGGAAACCGTACATAATTCTTTTTCAGTCAAAGCTCCCGAGAATTTTAATTTTGCTTATGACATAATAGATAGAATAGCGAAGGAATACCCCGAAAAGGAGGCTCTCGTCTGGTGCGATGAAACCGAAGAAAGGATTTTTTCGTTCGGAGAATTGGCAAAGCAGATAAATAAAACGGCCAACTTTTTTAAGGCGATGGGAATAGGAAGAGGCGACACGGTTTTGCTTTTTTTGCGAAGAAGATACGAGTTTTGGTTTGTTCTTCCTGCCCTGCACAAAATAGGGGCAATAGCCGTTCCCGCAACTGTCCAACTGGCAGCCCACGATATCGAATACCGTATTCAATCAGCCAATATAAAAATGATAATGGCCGTACAAGAAAAAAATTTGCAAGAAGAAATTCAAAAAGCTGCCGAGTCCGCTTATAATAAGCCCCTTCTTGCCTGGGTTCATGACGAAATGGATGGCTGGATTTCCTTTGATGAACTCGTAAAAAATATGAGTGATGAGTTCACTCCTCCCCAAGGAGAAGCCTACCCTTGCGGAAAGGACACCGCTCTTTTGTACTTTACCTCAGGCACTTCGGGTAATCCCAAAATGGTGGAGCATAATTTTTTATATCCGCTTGGGCACATTGCAACCGCAAAATTTTGGCAAAACGTCAAAGAAGGCGGAAGGCATTTAAGCGTTGCCGAAACAGGCTGGGCAAAGGCCATGTGGGGGAAAATTTACGGTCAATGGCTTTGCGGCTGTGCCGTCTTTGTATACGACATGAAAATGTTTATCCCTAAAAACATGCTCGAAAAATTATCAAAATACAGGATAACTTCCTTTTGTGCACCTCCCACCGTTTACAGGTACTTAATCCGCGAAAAAATAGACGATTACGATTTATCCTCATTAGAAGAATGTACAACGGCAGGTGAAGCCCTTAGCATGGACATCTTCACTACCTTTAAAGAAAAGACCGGAATAGAACTGCGGGAAGGCTATGGGCAAACAGAGCTTACCCTCACAACGGGAACCTTCCCCGGCATGAAAATAAAACCCGGCTCGATGGGAAAACCCGCACCCGGCTATGAGATAGATATTATCCGCCCCGACGGATCTTCTTGCAAGGCAGGAGAATCGGGAGAAATCATCTTGCGTTTGGATAAAAAGGTTCCTTTCGGAATGTTCGGAGGCTATTATAAAAATGAAGAAAAAACGGCCGAGGTTTTTAAGGATGGAGTTTACCACACAGGAGACGCCGCCTATAGGGATGAAGACGGTTATTTTTGGTTTGAAAGCCGAACCGATGACCTTATAAAAAGCTCCGGTTTCCGTATAAGCCCCTTTGAGGTGGAGTCGGTTCTTCTCCAGCATCCGGCAGTTTTTGAATGTGCGGTAACAGGCGTGCCCGACCCGAAAAGAGGTCAGGCGGTAAAGGCCTTTGTTGTTTTAAACAAAACCTATCGAGAGAGCCAAGCCTTAGAAAAAGAGCTTATGTTCTTTGCAAAGAAAAATGCGGCCCTCTACAAGGCCCCGCGTTCTCTCGAATTTGTAGAAACTTTGCCTAAAACCCATAACGGCAAGATAAGCCGAGCTGCAATCAGAAGCCGAAAGGATTGATACTTTATAAAGCTTCTATTTCTTTTAGGGTTAAACCTGTCGCTTTTATAATAGAATCTGTGCTAAAACCCATTTCAAGCAAATTTTTTGCCGTTTCGAGTGATTTTTGGTATGAACCCTCGGCAAAGGCTATTTCCCGTTCTTCTGCCCGTTGTACGGCTATATCTGTTTCATAATCATATTCGGCTAGTAACATGTTAATTACCTCCTTGGTCTTGCGCTTTAAATATTCACGCAAAATATTATTTTGTATACATTCTTCAACAGCTTTTTCAAAACCTTTTTGCGGATCTATTTCTTTCCATTTCCTTACCGTTTCTACAAATATACTATATTCCTGCATCATTTTACAGTTTTCCAATATAGGATGACGGTTTTGTTGATTTATGTTTATTACTTTAACAGTTAACTCAAGATTAGTTTCCGTTGTCTTTTCTATAAAAGCATCCGATAGTTTCAGTATTTTATCAGAAGGATAGCTTTCTTCTCCATTGTAAAAGACATAAAACTCTGGAGTTGGAATTTTTAATAGCTTACGGCTGTATTTTTCTTTTGATTCAAATAGAGTTTCATAAAGGCGGCTGACATATTCAAGGCAGCGCAAAGGCATGTTGGGGTTTATCGTTGATTGATGTTCAGCAAGTACTATTATTTTGTTATCCACGAGGTATGATACATCATTGTAAAATGTCATATACAAAACTTGATCAAGGCGGATGTTTTTTAAATCTTCCGTAGCTTTAAGTTCCGTTCCGTGTAAAGCATTATAAAGAGATAAAAAATTCTCTTTTGCTCTTTCATCTTCGCTGAACAAATCAACAAAAACCGAATCCTTGTATTTTCTGTTTGACGTACTCATAGCCGTTTCCTCACTGATTTTATTATAACATAGATTGGCAAGTTTTGTAAGAGAATACATTTTTATTGCAAAATTGATTTCCGCGGCTTCAGAAAAACCGGCCTTGACACACAGGCCGAAAGCAAGTAGACTTTGTTCTATAAAAGTTGTTATGTAGACAGACTGACATAAAAAAGGAGTTTATATGAGAAGAGTTGTAATTACAGGCCTCGGTGCCGTAACCCCCATAGGAAACACCCTGGATGAAACATGGGAAGGAATCAAAGCAGGTAAATGCGGAATCGGAAACATTACCCAATTTGATTGTTCCGATTTTAAGATTCAGATAGCGGCAGAGGTAAAAAACTTTGACGCTTCACAATTTATGGATAAAAAAGATGCCCGTAAAATGGCGCGGTTCACTCAATTTGCCGTAGCCGCAGCTTCACAGGCAATGAAGGACGCAGGCCTTTCAAAAGAAAACATCGATGCAAACCGCACAGGTATAATACTCGGAAACGGTATAGGCGGTTTTGAAATCTACCAAGAAGCCTTTAAAAAATACTTTCAAGTCGCTCCGGATCGTATTCCGCCGATGACTGTTCCTCTTCTTATTCCGAATGAGGCAGCCGGAAACATAAGTATGCAGTTCGGCATAAAGGGCCCGTCTTGGACCTTGGCTACGGCCTGTGCTTCCGGTACCGATGCTCTCGGAAACGCTTTAGACCTTGTCCGCTCAGGAAGGCTCGATGTATGTGTATCGGGCGGTACGGAAGCAACAATTACCGGTTTCGGCATAAGCGGTTTTACGATTTTGCAAACCCTCGCCTCAGGCGATCCTGCCAAGGCTTGCTGTCCCTTCGATAAAAAGCGCTCAGGCTTTGTAATGGGTGAAGGTTCCGGCATTCTCATTCTTGAAGAATATGAACATGCAAAAAAGAGAGGCGCTAAAATATATGCAGAATTTGCAGGCTATGGAGCTTCCTCCGATGCCTACCACTTAACCAGCCCCGACCCCTCAGGTGACGGAGGCGCTTTGGCCATCACCAACGCCCTCGCCGATGCAGGCGTAAAACCTGAAGAAGTTCAATACTATAATGCTCACGGAACCTCGACACCGATTAACGACCCTGCAGAAACGGCCATGATTAAAAAAGCTTTCGGCGACCATGCGTATAAAATGAAGGTTTCTTCAACCAAGTCGATGATAGGCCACTGCTTAGGTGCCGCAGGAGCTCTTGAAGCTATCTTCTGTATAAAGGCAATGGAAGAAGGATTTTATCCCCCGACCATCAACCTAACCGAACCCGACCTTGAAGCAGGATGCGATTTGGACTATGTTCCGAACAAGGGTGTCAAAGGCGAAATAAACTGCGCCGCCTCAGGCTCGCTCGGCTTCGGAGGCCACAACGGTGTCGCCGTCTTCAAAAAGATAAAGTAAGAGCTTTTTAAAAAGCTCTAATCAGATAAGCTAAAACCGAAACAATACATTTAACTTCGGCCCTCGGAATTCCCGTACCGAAGTTAAATGTTCAATTCTAAAAGAAAAAGAAATCGAAGACTTCATAAGAATAAATTTTTCAAATAAATAGGATAAAAAGATTTAATACAAATTATTGACAGAAAGTAATTAATTATTATATAATAGTATAAGTAAGGAAAGTAAGGAGGCGTTTTATGGAGCTTGCAAAACTAACATCTAAGGGTCAGATTACAATTCCGCTTGCGATAAGAAATATGCTCGGATTAAAAACCGGCGATAAAGTTTTTTTTGAAGAAAGCAGAGGAAAAGTTTATATTACAAATGCTTCTCAAATAACTTTAGCAAATATTCAGACTCAAATGCAAGGAGAAGCAGAAAAAGCCGGCTTTCAAACAGAAGATGACGTTATTGCTTATATTAAAGAGCTAAGGAAAAAGAGTTGAGGATTTTCATAGATTCAAACATTGTGATTTCTGCGATACTTTTCCCTGATGGTAAGGTTGCTAAAGTTTTTTCTCATTTGCTTGAAAATCATACGGTAATAATTTCTTCATATACAAAGGAAGAATGCAAAAAAGTTTTTGAAAATAAATTTCCATTTAAAAAAGAGTTATTGGGTATTTTCTTTGATGGAATTACTTTTGAAGAATTTAAGAGTCCCGATACAATTGATGAAAATAAATATCCAAAAGTTCGTGATATAAAAGATTTGCCGGTTCTTGTATCCGCAATTTTATCTGATTCAGATATTTTGATTACGGGAGACAAGGATTTTGAAGATGTAAAAATTGATAAACCGTTAATTTTTACACCATCAAAATATTTCGAATTGATTGCTGAAAAGTATGGATATATTTAGGAGGTAAATATGAAAGCTGCAGACCAAATTGCATCGCAAGCCCCTCGTGGACAAAAAAAGAAGACTTTTTTACAGGAGTTCGAAGTTCGAGTGAAGGACCCCGTAAGAAACAACCCCGACTTATTACGAAAAACAGGATGGATATAAATATGAAATGGTGGCAAATACAATTCCCCGAAGAGGAAACTTCCTCAACACCCCTAGCTATCTCTCCAGATGGGAAAAAAACACTTATAGACTGGATGGAGGCAATCGAATCTAACAGAAGATTTCCATTCCAATACAGACTATCCCCAAAAATGTCATTGGACGACTATATCGCCGATGACTTGGGTGTACCATTATTCTCAGAACAAGTTCGAAATATCATAGATGAATTAATGACAGGCGAGGAAGAAATTGAATGGTACGAAGTGTCCGTAGTTCAGTCAAGAAATCAGTATCGTTATTTTGCTCCAAAATTCACTAGAACTCTTGATATACTTAATGAAGACAGTTCTCTTTATGGGGTGAATAAGAGCATATTGATTAAAGCAGTACTCTCTGCGGAGAAGATAAAAAAATACTCGATTGTCCCAATTGTTGGTTCCTCTGAGGCGTTTTTCTTCCCAACGAGAATAGCGATCTCTGACAGAGTCAAAAAGGCGTTGAAAAAGTCATGAAGGAGCATATTGAGATATCATTTCCAAGTGAAATATCAAACTTAACAAGCCTAGAAATTGATCTGCAGGCTGTAGAAGTTAGGTTTAGTGAGATAGTAGATAAACTTGCGAAAGGACTTGATATAGGAGGAAGATCTTTGGTTATTTCTGTTATGACCAGAGCCTCGGATAGGGTTGGGGTAGCTAAACGTTCTTTTCGCTGGGGAGATCGGTATCGCTTATTTATCTCAATCGCCATTCCTAGTCATAAACAAACTCTATGGGGACTTCGAAAAGTAGAATGGTCTTTATGGAATCCGATATCAGACAGTAGGCACTTTTATTTCGTAGAAGAGATAGATTACTCAAGTTATAATACAATAGAGGACTACATTGTCGACGCAGCGACAAAAGCACTAATTCTACTTTTTACCAAAGGTGTAACATGTGGTGGGCATCGGATTAAATTCAGCAAATGCCCTTTATGACCCCGAACGCAAGCTTCGCAAGTACCTCCAAGGGGGTAAGATCGAGCAGTCGGGCGAGTGGCACTTCGAGTATGACAAGGATGGACAGCTTACCGAGAAGTACAAAGGATCGAACAAAGTGGTGGGACACTACCCGTCGCAGACTCGATATGAACGGTAAGATACTGGAGGAGGTGTACGACAGGAATGCCCCATACAGCGAGCAGATACGCATCCCATTCCTCTTCCAAGGACAGTACTACGACCACGAGACGGAGCTGGCTTACAACCGTTTCAGGTACTACTCACCAGAATTGGGGAGATATATTTCGGAAGACCCGATACGATTTGCTAGTGGAACGTTAGCACTGCATAACTATGTAGAAGATAGCAATAGCTGGCTGGATGTGTTGGGGTTAACATATAAGAGCAAAAAAATAGGTGAGGATGTTAATTCTAGCGTCACGGTATTCTCAAGGCAGAAGGTTGCCCACAATCAAGTAGAAATACATGTTGATAGCCATGGTCCCCATGTACACATCAATCGGGGAACAAAAAAAGAACAGTGTATAAACATATCAGGGTTGACTGTTGGACAGGCACAAGAAAAACTTCCTAAAAAAGTAGCACAGAATTCTCGTGTCCAAGACGCTCTTAAAAAGGCATTGGAGGATTGATGAAAAAAAGAAGCATAACGGTTCGCTATAACGAAGAGGGGATCCCGTATATTACACCCAAGTCAGGTTGTTATCTTTCCTTTCAGATCTCACCTATAGGAGGTGAGATTGAAATTTTGGGTAATGAAATCGGATTACAGCTTCTAGCAAGGAGCATCTTAGGTATAGCTAAAATGGAGGAGGTGGATATGACATATCATATCCACCTAGATGAATTGTACTCCTTAAATGAAGAAGGTAAGAGTTTTGTTATTCGTAAAATAGAGAATGACGATCTTAAGTGAAGAAGTATGGAGAGTAGTAAAATTGCGACTTTCTAGAACGACAAGGTGATAATAAAAAAAAAGAGTACTACTACATACGCTTCTATAATTATACAGACTTAATTAACCATACGTCATCTAATATTGTTTATGACAAGAAAGGCTTTATAAAGAAGCCTATAGAGCTACACTTAAGGACAGATATATCCCAACAGGTATTTATGACAGATAGTAGCTACTTCTTCAACAGGCTATTTTGTACTGATGAGTTTCGAAAAGCTTGCTTGGAAGCTTCTATTTATGGGGTGGAATTTGTGGAAGCGTTAAAAGCTGGAATCTATAAGCCATAATACTCTCAAGATAGTACGACTCGTATTGGGATTGTAGGTAATCCTACTGATTAGAATTATCCGCCGAGTAAGCGAGGCGAAGAAAAGTCATTGGGTTCTTAAATCCTCCCTTAGAGCTATCGCTTGCTCTTGTAGCTTAATGAGGAGCACGGAATACTTCTCGAGCTTGGCGATCATTCGTTGAGCCGTGGCTACGGAGTGGTAGCTGTATCAGCGTCTTCACGGCTTCGTTGTAGAGGATGCCGATCTGCTGGATAGAGGCGATGATGGAAGACAATTCACGGAGATGCTTCTCAGTGGACTTGTCCTTTGTAATAACCTTGAACGGCTCGCCTAAGACTCGGGCTCTCACATAGTCGCTCTTGGTCTTCGCTCCCGACTTTCGGTAGAGCCTCTCGACCTTCTCTTGGAGCAGGATGCGATTTGGACTATGTTCCGAACAAGGGTGTCAAAGGCGAAATAAACTGTGCCGCCTCAGGCTCTCTCGGTTTCGGAGGCCATAACGGCGTTGCCGTCTTTAAAAAGATAAAGTAAGGGCTTTTTAAAAAGCTCTAATCAGATAAGCTAAAACCGTTCAGAATGTATGGACTTCCAACATTTTGAACGGTTTTTTGTTGGTTGAAAAAGACATGGCCTTGGAAATATTTTTTAATCATCAGTATCGTGTATATTAGTTTTCATAATAGCTATTGTCCCTTCTAATGTGGATAATCTGTGTTATGAGTTTTAATCAACATACCCAGACGCAGAGCATCGGGGTACAGTGCTCAATGTTTCTCACTGTATGTTCTCATAAGGTGGTTGCAGTCGGCTTTAATACCCTTTGTTACGACGCAAAGCGTCTGGGTATTAAACCCTCCGCACGAATAAAATCTTGAATTGTCATTTGACCTCTCCCATTATTTGTCCTCTTAAAGATTAGTTTAGTCCGATTCAGTATAATCATTGTTCAGCTATCATTTTATCATTTATCTGCCATACTGCATAGCCATGCTGAGTTAGATTTTGCTATGGCTTTTACTCTGTAACTATGGGTACATTCTCTGGCTTGTAGACACAAATGCTTTTTTCTTACTTGAAAAAAATAAGGTATTGATGTAGGATTAAGGATGAAGAAGTTTTGTTAAGAATATAATCTAAATAGGAGACAGCAAAAATGGATAATTGTATATTTTGTAAAATTATTAAAGGCGAAATACCCGCAAGTAAGATTTATGAAGATGATGATTGCTTAGCATTTTTGGATATTCAGCCTGTAAACGCAGGCCATGTATTAATAATTCCCAAAATACACGAACAATACATATATAAAATCGATGACAAGATAACATCTAAAATGTTTATGGTAACAAATAAAATTAACAAAGCAATACGTCAGTCTAAAATAAAATGTGAAGGTATTAACTATTTTTTAGCAGATGGAGAAGCGGCCTTTCAAGAAGTGAGCCATGCTCATATACACTGTTTCCCAAGATATAAAGATGACGGATTTAAACTACAGTTTTCTGGAAGGTACTATAATCACAAGCCGAATAGAGAAGAATTAGAAAGAGTAGCTAAGGAAATACGAGAAAATTTATAAAGTAAAACAGTATACCTTTATAATTTTTTGTGTGTGCTATAGCAATACTTTAAGCATGGAGAAAAAATGGAAAAAATAAAATCATTGTTTGATTTATACAATCGTAAAGAAACCGGCTTATCAAGAACTTTGGCTTGCTTATTTTATTCTGACTATAGGGTAATTCGAGAAATTATAAAAGGCGAAAACTTTAAATTTAAAAAGGAAGATGTTAAGACACTAGAAGTTTATTATGAGCCCAGTTTTGGTTCTGCACGTTTTGATATCCTTTGTTTAAGCAAGAATTATGCAATAGTTATAGAAACTAAAATAGGGCTAAGCACTGTTGGACAAGATCAAATGAATAGGTATTTAAAAATTCTTGAAAATTACAGTCAGCCGAAAAAGATTCTTATATTGCTAACACAGTATAATAATCAAATTGAATTTTCAGCAAACACTAATGTAAAGATTCTGTATAAAGAATGGAAAGAAATATATGAAGTAATCAAAAAATACAACATAACTATAAATATCGCAGATGAATTTGATAGTTATCTTACAGGGAGTCAAAATATGAAAATATCGGATATAGACATATGGGCGGTTGTCATCAATAAAGATGCTGAGATCAAAAGAATAGAGGAAGACCTTGTTTATAGAAATGACAATTATCACCAACCAATATTTATCGGGATTCGTGAATGGGATACAGATGCAAAAAAAGTATTGATAAAAAAATTATATCCCGTAAAAGAAATTATACCGCCTAAAACCCCTCGTTCTCGTATTTATAATTCTGATGATGATAAAGCATACATCTATGTTTTGGATAATCCGCTAATATTGGAAAAACCAATATATAAAAAATTCAATCAAAATTCAGCTATAAGCGTAAGTTTTTCTGATCTAGAATTTGCATAATATACACTTCCCGATAATAATTTGTTATTTTACCGGCACCTTGTACTTTCTACCTAAAAGATATACAATAATGCTAATATAATATTCATAAGCGTAGGAGATATAAAATGAAAAAAATATCGTTTGAATTAATCAAAAAAATTGATTTTGTGTTAATTTTTATTTTCTTTATTTTGGGAATTATTACATGGGTTATTGTTATGATAGATGCATTTGGCCCATTTGGCCGCCATACCGTATCAAATGCAGTAACAATTGTTGAAGACGATACAAAAGAGGAGATACGGGAATATATAGAATTCAATAAAAAGCTAAAAGATGTTTTTATTTTTAATCTTAAAAGCTCAAAAATAAAAGCTGATGGATTATATGACGATATACCTGAATTATCCTTTAAATCGAGTTCAAGTTTTTTAGGAAAAACATATAACGAAGGAATCACCAACTTTATCTTTATAAAAGATACAAGTTATGAAGAGTATAAATTATTTGACTCAAATATTTTTATATATAAATATAGATTTGCTGAAGAAAAAACCAGAAATGATATTTATTGCGATAAAAATATTTATGCTGTTGTAAATGAAGACACAAATGATGATAAGACTCTAAATTCGGAAGATAATATAGCCTTATATATTTCCGACTATGACGGTAAAAATTTAATTAAAATTTCAAACTCGGTATATAAAGTTAGAATTACAGACAATAACCAACTTTTATTTACTGAATATGACGGAAGCCTTTTGACATTCTTTTTGTATGATCTTAATTTAAATAAAAAAACTAAATTAAAGTCAGCCGAACAAGAAACTCCGGAGAAATATATTTCTTTCTATTGATAAGATTAGCAGAGTTATGCTTAAAATAGCCGTCATCGAAGATAATGAAGTTCAATCCAGACTCCTAAAAGACTATGCAAACAAATGGGCAAATAAAAATAATCTTTTGCCGGAAATTAAACTTTTTTCTTCAGGCGAACAGTTTTGGTTTGAGTTTGAAGAGCTTTCCGATATAGATATAATCTTATTGGATATACAGATGTCTAGGATAAGCGGTATCGAACTTGCAAAGAAAATAAGAAAAACAAAAAGCGATGCCGTTATCATCTTCATAACAGGTATACCCGATTATATGCAGGAAGGCTATGATGTCGAAGCCCTGCACTATCTTTTAAAACCTGTAAAAAAAGAAAAACTTTTTGATTGCTTGGATAGAGCCTTAAAAAAACAGGATAAAGTTAAAGAAGAAAATTTTGTATTTTCCTGCGAAGGTTGCCTTACAACATTAAAGCAATCTGAAATTGTTTTTATAGAATCTATTTCGCATAATCTAAAAATAAAAACTTTAAAAAGCGAGTACATAACAAGGATGAATTTATCGGAGGCGGAAGAAAAGTTAAATTCCAAACTATTTGTAAAAACCCACAGAGCCTTTATCGCAAACCTGATGCACATAAGGCAGCTTCAAAAAGACAGGGCCGTCCTTGCGGATAATACTTTAATTCCGATAAGCCGCAGGGAATATAAAAATGTCAACACCCTCTTTATCGGCTTTTTTACCCAAGGAGAAACCTGATGTTCATTTTTATACTTGTTTTAAGCTCAGTCCTTTTGCTGTTTATACTTCTGTACTTTTTAATTAAAAGAGCCGTCAATAAGCGTTTTGATGATTTTGAAAACGGCCTTATCAATAAATATTACGAGGATGTAGATTCCATCTATAAAAAAATGCGCGGCTGGCGGCATGACTTTCATAATCATATTCAGGTTATGAAGGCCTATCTCGAATTTAAAAACTATGATGAACTTGAAAGCTATTTAAACAATCTAACTGAAGATTTGATTAAGGTAGACAGTGTAATCAAAACCGGAAACCTGATGAGCGATGCAATCTTAAATACGAAGGCAGCTATCGCTCTTTCCCATGATATAAAACTAAACATAAAAGCCTCCATTCCTCAAAACATAGCTTTAAGCGACCTTGAACTTTGCGTAATAATAGGAAACCTTTTTGACAATGCCATTGAAGGTGCTTTAAGCCTAAAAGAAAAAGAGAAAAGATTTATAAGGGTGTACATAAGAAAATTAAACGACAACCTCTATATCTCGTTTACAAATTCTTGCGAGGGCCGCCGCAAAAAGACCCAAGGAAAATTTCTTACAACAAAAGAAGGTAAAGATCACGGCTTCGGCTCAGGCCGCATCGATGCAATAGTAAAAAAATATTCCGCCTTTATAAACCGCCAAAGCGAAGAGGGCGCCTTCGCCGTCGAACTCATGTTTCCGCTTGTTTTGCTCCCTAATCTTCCGAATGTTTTATAGTCAAAAACTAAACATTTCAAACTACATATGTATCGATTTGATTTTTTCTTTTATATTTTTTAATAGAAAGTAATTTGTACTTGATAAATTTTATTTTTTAGACTATACTGAGAAATAATTTAAGGAGGTTCTTAATGGCTGTCGCATCTTTGGTATTGGGTATTATTGCCCTTGTAATCGGAGTAGTTTCCGGAGGCTCTCTTGGTTGGTTTGGCTCAATTCTTGCAATTCTAGGTATAATTTTCGGTGCACTTGGCAGAAAAAATCCTGAATCTAAGGGTATTTCGACCGCGGGTCTTGTTTTGTCCATTATAGCTCTGCTGCTGGGAGTTATATTATGGATCGCATGCTTTGCGTGCCTTGCAGGAACTGCAGCTGCTTTATCAACTATGTAA is a window from the Treponema denticola genome containing:
- a CDS encoding biotin--[acetyl-CoA-carboxylase] ligase; amino-acid sequence: MGELISRTTSDILLDMLIEQNGSPLSGEEAALHLGLSRVSVWKAVQKLRDEGYKIEGGKNKGYILKSSSDVLNAFLIEKNLSAFAQSICKGKVEVFKTIDSTNTEAKRRLNSSSRAESLHGTVLFAEHQSAGRGRFSRSFYSPRGAGLYFSLIFCPSIPARTEKEVPASALYTAISATVICRCLKALGFTPQIKWVNDIYLNGKKICGILSEGIIDMETSSVQAVIIGIGLNVKESNFPPEIKNKAGALFTEAGKLFNETGSSFSEAEAPSLNRNVLASSIISSLIEALYGLHSQESLMEEYKSLSLLTGKKVRVLPFADTPYEALVLGISDLGHLIIETDDGKKDELISGEVSLELET
- a CDS encoding AMP-binding protein — protein: MFYKEYINYTESDDWETVHNSFSVKAPENFNFAYDIIDRIAKEYPEKEALVWCDETEERIFSFGELAKQINKTANFFKAMGIGRGDTVLLFLRRRYEFWFVLPALHKIGAIAVPATVQLAAHDIEYRIQSANIKMIMAVQEKNLQEEIQKAAESAYNKPLLAWVHDEMDGWISFDELVKNMSDEFTPPQGEAYPCGKDTALLYFTSGTSGNPKMVEHNFLYPLGHIATAKFWQNVKEGGRHLSVAETGWAKAMWGKIYGQWLCGCAVFVYDMKMFIPKNMLEKLSKYRITSFCAPPTVYRYLIREKIDDYDLSSLEECTTAGEALSMDIFTTFKEKTGIELREGYGQTELTLTTGTFPGMKIKPGSMGKPAPGYEIDIIRPDGSSCKAGESGEIILRLDKKVPFGMFGGYYKNEEKTAEVFKDGVYHTGDAAYRDEDGYFWFESRTDDLIKSSGFRISPFEVESVLLQHPAVFECAVTGVPDPKRGQAVKAFVVLNKTYRESQALEKELMFFAKKNAALYKAPRSLEFVETLPKTHNGKISRAAIRSRKD
- a CDS encoding Rpn family recombination-promoting nuclease/putative transposase, with translation MSTSNRKYKDSVFVDLFSEDERAKENFLSLYNALHGTELKATEDLKNIRLDQVLYMTFYNDVSYLVDNKIIVLAEHQSTINPNMPLRCLEYVSRLYETLFESKEKYSRKLLKIPTPEFYVFYNGEESYPSDKILKLSDAFIEKTTETNLELTVKVININQQNRHPILENCKMMQEYSIFVETVRKWKEIDPQKGFEKAVEECIQNNILREYLKRKTKEVINMLLAEYDYETDIAVQRAEEREIAFAEGSYQKSLETAKNLLEMGFSTDSIIKATGLTLKEIEAL
- the fabF gene encoding beta-ketoacyl-ACP synthase II, encoding MRRVVITGLGAVTPIGNTLDETWEGIKAGKCGIGNITQFDCSDFKIQIAAEVKNFDASQFMDKKDARKMARFTQFAVAAASQAMKDAGLSKENIDANRTGIILGNGIGGFEIYQEAFKKYFQVAPDRIPPMTVPLLIPNEAAGNISMQFGIKGPSWTLATACASGTDALGNALDLVRSGRLDVCVSGGTEATITGFGISGFTILQTLASGDPAKACCPFDKKRSGFVMGEGSGILILEEYEHAKKRGAKIYAEFAGYGASSDAYHLTSPDPSGDGGALAITNALADAGVKPEEVQYYNAHGTSTPINDPAETAMIKKAFGDHAYKMKVSSTKSMIGHCLGAAGALEAIFCIKAMEEGFYPPTINLTEPDLEAGCDLDYVPNKGVKGEINCAASGSLGFGGHNGVAVFKKIK
- a CDS encoding AbrB/MazE/SpoVT family DNA-binding domain-containing protein, with the protein product MELAKLTSKGQITIPLAIRNMLGLKTGDKVFFEESRGKVYITNASQITLANIQTQMQGEAEKAGFQTEDDVIAYIKELRKKS
- a CDS encoding putative toxin-antitoxin system toxin component, PIN family; amino-acid sequence: MRIFIDSNIVISAILFPDGKVAKVFSHLLENHTVIISSYTKEECKKVFENKFPFKKELLGIFFDGITFEEFKSPDTIDENKYPKVRDIKDLPVLVSAILSDSDILITGDKDFEDVKIDKPLIFTPSKYFELIAEKYGYI
- the imm9 gene encoding Imm9 family immunity protein, which produces MKEHIEISFPSEISNLTSLEIDLQAVEVRFSEIVDKLAKGLDIGGRSLVISVMTRASDRVGVAKRSFRWGDRYRLFISIAIPSHKQTLWGLRKVEWSLWNPISDSRHFYFVEEIDYSSYNTIEDYIVDAATKALILLFTKGVTCGGHRIKFSKCPL
- a CDS encoding RHS repeat-associated core domain-containing protein; this encodes MNGKILEEVYDRNAPYSEQIRIPFLFQGQYYDHETELAYNRFRYYSPELGRYISEDPIRFASGTLALHNYVEDSNSWLDVLGLTYKSKKIGEDVNSSVTVFSRQKVAHNQVEIHVDSHGPHVHINRGTKKEQCINISGLTVGQAQEKLPKKVAQNSRVQDALKKALED